A single Aspergillus puulaauensis MK2 DNA, chromosome 7, nearly complete sequence DNA region contains:
- a CDS encoding uncharacterized protein (CAZy:AA3;~COG:E;~EggNog:ENOG410PG0A;~InterPro:IPR007867,IPR036188,IPR029058;~TransMembrane:1 (o748-771i);~go_function: GO:0016614 - oxidoreductase activity, acting on CH-OH group of donors [Evidence IEA];~go_process: GO:0055114 - oxidation-reduction process [Evidence IEA]) codes for MESRPDNYPRLTLPISELKPAYDAVVIGSGYGAGVAASRMARAGKTVAVLELGAEWRGLGGGSLINAGVFLEAAPEIMQMSAWPEEIRESPSLDEYYARASSMLQPSPYPETKAHPRLNKMRHLEEYAQLLSQDDNSLGKVKSTFSRTPLTTTFQAGRNSTGVAMQPNQGSGHESTGLNDGSKNSVPVTYLADAWNWGAEIFCGCEVRYVERGVGLGYTVYFSWRGKGRDCFKEDMEAQLFWVTAKEFCFLGAGALGTTEILLRSKEHGLRLSPTLGRNMSGNGDLLVFGYNGRKDINGIAGLSNNSSNKPGPTITSMIDNRRHKHSESRSGSGPGSGPLAGYIIEDGCIPEPFAPVIQALLIGQTLRHELFSFFHSPWTQFCRTIAALNSLLRGPYVSGGAIQRTSTYLIMSHDSNEITLTLKDDKPYLRGVGEGRSKNILRIKDSLERAIKHAGASMGFSYFYGRNQDEVSVHVLGGANMSRDGTGREGVTNHRGQVYTGHDSEVYPGLVCCDASVIPTSLGVNPLATITALAERSVALVAEESELVIDLETSNGDLDVDSRPRVSNYKGSLDKGLISTGWQFTEALEGYISVPGGSSSEISEREGKGSSSAIRMLLTVEVQRRVQGGPRYQGVCTGTVSCRALSRRAMRVMRGEVDFFVPGNSVDSTTLRYRLPLQTVEGEELMLVGTKTIDSSSAFSVSRLWKATTVVNVQVISQGESVGAGVLRIPLSSFQRQIRTFRSTGSAFTALPALLMFLLYFILQISLFFFHPLIPRWFTPEKGGRVFEAKQPLSTHEISASDGVNVKLELYSREPVESKPPILFLPGVTGLNPQHSIYTLPFQPTNMVDYFTSHGYSCYVLAPRWSYNARIAEDCTVFDSRLDIAAALQHISHETKGQKPYIIAHCQGSIALAMGLLDGSIQSSQILGITANSVFITQIFPFWNAVKASSPLLIRLYEFLDGPYFPISFLPTKEKMDKRKKDILQHALDFILSFYPVPHARDLCTSSTCHRTSFAFGLLWNHQNLSPETHNNIDRFFMGTYTKLLEHVVRTGSRGGCLEYKQAVPDASLERLRGVPILFMSGSKNQVFSPESTLRDYELLRREFGEGLYRRFLVEGYGHLDTIVGDRAVQDVFWRVEAHLEGLSK; via the exons ATGGAGTCTCGACCAGATAACTACCCCCGCTTGACCCTGCCCATCTCAGAGCTAAAACCCGCCTACGATGCAGTCGTTATAGGATCGGGCTATGGCGCCGGTGTTGCAGCGAGTCGCATGGCTAGGGCTGGGAAGACCGTCGCTGTTTTGGAACTTGGGGCGGAATGGAGAG GACTCGGCGGTGGCTCGCTCATCAACGCGGGTGTTTTTCTTGAAGCAGCGCCAGAGATAATGCAAATGAGCGCGTGGCCGGAGGAGATTAGagaatctccttctctggATGAAT ACTACGCCCGCGCATCATCCATGCTCCAACCATCTCCATACCCAGAAACAAAAGCACACCCGAGACTAAACAAAATGCGACATCTGGAAGAATATGCCCAGCTTCTATCTCAAGATGACAACAGCCTTGGCAAAGTAAAGAGCACCTTCTCGCGCACACCACTAACAACGACCTTCCAGGCCGGCCGGAATAGCACGGGGGTCGCGATGCAGCCGAATCAGGGATCCGGACACGAGTCCACGGGGCTGAATGACGGGTCGAAGAACTCGGTCCCTGTTACTTATCTGGCTGATGCGTGGAACTGGGGCGCGGAGATCTTCTGTGGGTGTGAGGTGCGGTATGTTGAGAGGGGGGTTGGGCTGGGGTATACGGTGTATTTCTCGTGGCGTGGAAAGGGGAGGGATTGTTTCAAGGAGGATATGGAGGCGCAGTTGTTTTGGGTGACGGCG AAAGAGTTCTGTTTCCTGGGAGCTGGTGCTCTTGGGACGACAGAGATTCTGCTCCGGTCGAAGGAACACGGCCTGAGACTGTCTCCTACACTAGGGAGGAATATGTCTGGAAACGGGGATTTGCTTGTTTTTG GATACAACGGCCGCAAAGACATCAACGGGATTGCAGGCCTTTCAAACAATTCCAGCAACAAACCAGGCCCAACAATAACCAGCATGATTGATAACCGCCGGCACAAGCACTCTGAATCtagatctggatctggacctGGATCTGGGCCACTGGCAGGCTATATAATCGAAGACGGGTGCATCCCCGAGCCATTCGCACCGGTCATCCAGGCCCTCCTGATCGGGCAGACTCTTCGACATGAGctattctccttctttcatAGTCCATGGACTCAATTCTGCAGAACGATAGCGGCGCTGAACTCTCTACTTCGGGGGCCGTACGTGTCTGGTGGAGCGATCCAGCGCACTTCAACATACCTGATCATGTCCCACGACAGCAATGAAATAACCCTAACGCTGAAAGACGACAAGCCGTATCTCCGGGGCGTTGGAGAAGGGCGGTCGAAGAATATCCTGCGCATCAAAGATTCCTTAGAGAGGGCGATTAAACATGCTGGAGCGAGTATGGGTTTCTCGTATTTCTATG GCCGCAACCAAGATGAAGTCTCCGTCCACGTCCTCGGCGGCGCAAACATGAGCCGGGACGGAACCGGCCGTGAGGGTGTAACGAACCATCGCGGACAGGTTTATACAGGGCACGACAGTGAAGTCTATCCCGGTTTAGTCTGCTGCGATGCGTCGGTGATTCCAACGTCTCTGG GAGTGAATCCGCTTGCCACGATTACTGCGCTTGCGGAGCGCTCGGTGGCGCTTGTTGCGGAGGAGTCGGAACTTGTAATTGACCTTGAGACGTCTAATGGGGATCTGGATGTTGATAGCAGACCTCGAGTGTCGAATTATAAGGGTAGTTTAGATAAGGGGCTCATCTCGACGGGGTGGCAGTTTACGGAGGCTCTTGAGGGATATATCAGTGTGCCAGGAGGATCCAGCTCTGAAATATCTGAAAGAGAAGGGAAGGGCTCTTCATCGGCTATACGCATGCTTCTTACGGTGGAGGTACAGCGGAGAGTGCAAG GCGGGCCGAGATATCAGGGTGTCTGCACTGGGACAGTATCCTGCCGTGCTTTATCACGACGAGCAATGAGGGTCATGAGAGGAGAGGTAGACTTCTTCGTGCCGGGGAATAGCGTTGATTCAACGACTTTGAGATATAGACTGCCGCTACAGACAGTCGAGGGTGAAGAGTTGATGCTGGTCGGGACAAAGACAATCGACTCGTCCAGCGCATTCTCTGTATCACGGCTGTGGAAAGCTACGACTGTGGTTAATGTTCAGGTTATTTCTCAGGGAGAGAGTGTAGGAGCTGGCGTCCTGCGCATTCCACTGTCGTCGTTTCAGCGGCAGATACGGACATTCCGGTCAACGGGCTCAGCCTTCACTGCGTTGCCAGCATTGTTGATGTTTCTTTTATACTTCATCCTCCAGATCAgtctgttcttcttccaccctCTTATACCGCGCTGGTTTACCCCTGAAAAGGGTGGCAGAGTCTTTGAAGCCAAACAACCTCTATCAACTCATGAAATCTCAGCTTCAGACGGAGTCAATGTCAAACTCGAGTTATACAGTCGAGAACCAGTCGAGAGCAAGCCGCCAATTCTATTCCTCCCCGGAGTCACAGGCTTAAACCCGCAGCACTCCATATACACCCTCCCCTTCCAACCCACCAACATGGTCGACTACTTCACCTCTCATGGCTACAGTTGCTACGTCCTCGCCCCCCGCTGGAGCTACAACGCACGCATTGCAGAGGACTGCACGGTCTTCGACAGCCGTCTCGACATTGCCGCCGCCCTGCAGCATATCAGCCACGAGACCAAGGGCCAGAAACCGTATATAATCGCCCACTGCCAGGGCTCCATCGCCCTCGCAATGGGCCTGCTCGACGGATCAATCCAGTCTTCCCAAATCCTAGGTATAACCGCAAACTCCGTCTTCATTACCCAGATCTTCCCGTTCTGGAACGCTGTCAAGGCTTCCAGCCCGCTCCTTATCCGGTTATACGAGTTTCTTGACGGGCCGTATTTCCCTATTAGCTTTCTCCCTACTAAAGAGAAGATGGAtaagaggaagaaagatatACTCCAGCACGCACTCGATTTCATTCTATCATTCTACCCAGTCCCCCACGCCCGAGACCTCTGCACCTCATCAACCTGCCACCGCacctccttcgccttcggtcTCCTCTGGAACCACCAGAACCTATCCCCAGAAACCCACAATAACATCGACCGCTTCTTCATGGGCACATACACGAAACTCCTCGAGCATGTTGTTCGCACGGGCTCACGCGGTGGGTGTCTAGAGTATAAACAAGCCGTCCCCGATGCAAGCCTTGAGCGTCTCCGCGGTGTGCCGATCCTGTTCATGTCTGGCTCTAAGAACCAGGTGTTTAGTCCCGAGTCGACGCTGAGGGACTATgagttgttgaggagggagTTTGGGGAGGGGCTGTATCGCCGGTTTTTGGTGGAGGGGTATGGACACCTTGATACGATTGTTGGGGATAGGGCTGTGCAGGATGTGTTTTGGAGGGTGGAGGCGCATTTGGAGGGTCTGAGTAAGTAG